GACGTGGCGCCCGCGATCGGCCGGTACAGCTACATGAACAGGTTCGCCGCCAAGCCGCTCGTCCTGCGCGGCTACCGCACTGCGCTCCGCATACTCGCGGCCGCGAAGGAGAAGGGCGTGTTCGATGCCCCCTCCTCGAAGAGCGCACTGAACTAGAGCGGGGAGCAAGTTCGAGCGCTACGGGCCCATCCGCGTCGTTCGGCTCGCTGCGACGTACTTTCGTGCGCCTCACCCGCCTGCCTAGCGGCTGAGCCCGTAGCGCACGAACCTGCACCCCGCTCGCCGCTCGCCCCCGCGTCCGTCGACGGCGCCGTCGCGCAGCGACCGGCCGCTACATCCCCGCGACGATGCGGTACTCGTCCTGGTACTCCACCAGCTCCAGGCGGTTGTCGTCGACCTTGCGGCGCCACTCTTCGCCCTTGCCGCCCGGGATGCGATAGCTCGCGCTGAAGGTGTAGTCGACGTAGATGACGTCATCGTCCTTGAGGACGCGCCGGTAGCGGATCTCGTAGCGGATGGCGCGCGCGTCCTGGAACTTGCCGGTGAGGTACGTGCGCAGGCCGGCGTAATCGAGGTCGTCCGCCGCATCGATGTTGCCGCCGTCCTCGTAGTACTTGGGCGACGCGAGCTTGAGCAGCTCGCTCACGTTCTTGCTCTCCACCGCGTTGCGATACTTCTCGCAGAACGAGATGATCTTGCGGTTGTCGTCGTTGTCCTCCACGTCCGTGTTCGGGATGTAGTGGGTCGCGCACCCGGCGAGGACGGCCGAAGCAACGACGAGGAGCGAAGCGACAGCTTTTGTTTGGCGGCAGAACATACGCGGGCAGGACAACGCTCGGGGGAAGCAGCTGATTCCAGCCGGGAACCTTGCCAGATCGAGGCGCGGATCGGCAAGCGAAGCGATCACGATCACCGGGGATGACGCGGACGGGCGCGCCGCTACGCGTGCTCCTCGAGCCAGCGGAGGAGGGCGAGGTGGCCGACCGGCCCGTCGTGGTCGACAGAAAGGTCGGGATCGACCTTGCGCAGGCGCTCGTCGTCGCCGGGATCCGCCTGCAGGAGGAGCGCGACGGCGCCGCTGGCGAGCGCGCGGTGCCGGGCGCCGGTGAGGCTGAGCAGCTCTCGTGCGACCGGCCCGGCGTCGTCGGCCGCGAGGACGACCATGCGGTCGGCGTCCGAGGACGCGACGAGATCGGCCGCGGCGCGGAGCGCCTCCAGCGCGCCGCCGAGCCCGGCGCCTACCGCGAAGCTCGGCCCGGTGAGCTGGTACGCGATGGCGCACTCGCCCGCGATCGCGTTCGGCGACGTCGCAGGGAAGAGGCGCGGCTCGACGAAGCGGGCTCCGCGCGCGCGCCGGCGGGCGTCGTAGGTATCGTTGGTGTCGATCGTGGCGAGCGCGTGGCCCGCGACGATGCCGGCGCCCCGCAAGCGATCGGCGCCGACGATGGCGGCGAGCGCTGCCACCGCCGTCAGCCCGAGCCGGCAGAGCGCGTCGAGGCGCGCGAGGCGATCGCGCGCGATGCCGGTCGCCTCGGCGAGGCGCCCGAGATCGGAGCCCGTCACGCGCGCGTGCGCGCGGAGAACCACGGCGCGGGGGCGCCGCGGCCGGCGCCCGCTCGCGGAGGACGTGAGCAAGAGGGCGGCGTTGGCGCCGCCGAACGCCGCCGAGAGCTTGAGCGCCGAGGAGAGCGGGCGGGGCTCGGCGCGCTCGAGCAGGTGAGCCGGAGCGTCGGGGTCGAGCTCGCCTTCGGAGGCCGCCGGCGGAGCGATGGACGCCTCGAGGGCGGCCGCGGCGGCGAGCGTCTCGAGCGCGCCCGCGGCCCCGAGCGTGTGCCCGATCTGAGCCTTGAACGGGTGGACCACCGGCGGAAGCGCATCCGCGCCCGGCAGCGTGCCCGAGCCGCCCTGCACGGCGCCACGCGAGAGCAGCGCGGCGATCGCGCGCGACTCCATCGCGTCGTTGTAAGGCGTCGCCGTGGCGTGGGCGCTGATGAGACCGACGCGCGATGCAGGCCACCCGGCGTCGGCGAGCGCCGCGGCGCCGGCGCGCGCGAGCCCCGATCCGGTTCGATCCGGGGCGGTGATGTGCACCGCGTCCGTGGACGCGCCGAAGCCGGCGACGCGGACGATCACCGGGGCGCCGCGGAGACGGTCCTCGCGGACGAGGGCGACGACGGCGGCGCCCTCGCCGAGCGCCATGCCGTCACGGCCGATCCGAAACGGGCGCGACCTGGACGCCGTGGTCGCGCGGAGCGCCTCGAAGCCGGCGGCGACGAAGGTGCTGAGGGCGTCGTAGCCGCCGGCGAGCACGAGATCGCAGGCGTCGCGATCGAGCCAGCGGAGACCGAGGCCGATCGCCAGGGTGCTCGCCGCACAGGCCGCGAGCAGGTGCGTGCGCAGCGGGGTCCGCTCGAGCCCGAACGCGGCGAGCGCATCATTGAACGGCGCGAAATAGGTCGCGCCCGAGGCCAGCGCGGCGAGCGAGCCGGCGTCGGCCCCCTCGGCGCGCGCGGCGAAGAACCGCTCCGCGGTGAGCATGCCGCCGCTGGAGGTGCCGAGGGCGACGCCGATGCGCTCGCCACGAAAGCCCGGGCGCGCGCCCTCCAGCGCCGCGAGGGTCTGCGAGAGCGCCGCCTTCAGCAGGTCCGTGGCGCGATCGGCGCCCGGAGCGACGCCGAGGTCCGCGGGCGCGCGCGCGGCGAAGGGCCGCAGCAGGCCGGCGCGCGCCAGCTCCTCGTCGCGCGTGATCGCGACAGGCGCAGGCTCGCCAGCCCGAGGGACGCGGTACGCGAGAGGGCCGAGGCCGAGCGCCGAGACGGCGCCCGAGGCGATGACGCAGGCGTCGCTCATGAGCCGCCCCCCGGCCGGAGCGCGTCGGGATCGACGAACGCGCGTGGATCCGGCGCGCGCTCCCGCTCCTCGGCCTCGCAGATCACCGTGATGAGCAGCCCGGTCGAGGCCTGCGCGTAACGGACGTTGGCGCAGCCCATGCCCTCGGCGATCACGACCTCCTCGTCGAGCCGGCGCCGGCGGGCGCCCTCCGCCGTCGACCACGTGGTGCGGCGCGCGCCGATCACGCCCCGATCGTTGACCCGCAGATCGATCATGGCGTCGCCGTCGCGCAGGACGAAGGAATCCGTGCTCGCAGCGCGCGAGTACCAGAGCAGCGTCCCCGCCGCCGGATGGAGCATCCACCAGCGCAGGAAATCTACCGGCAGACCGCGGAGTGAAGCCCGAGGCGTCGAGGCGTCGCCGCGCCTCAGCAGGTCGAGCGCGGGCACGGCGAAACGGAAGCGATCGCCGCGCGCCCACAGGTCGAGCGCGGTGGTGCCGCCCGGGCCGAGGAGGATCATCCGCAGCGCGCCCTCCGGCTCGGGAGTGTCGCTCCCCGCCGCGCGTGCGCGCCCTTCGATCGCCGGCGGGGCGACCGCGATCGCGCCGCGCGCCTCGAGCACGTGACCCGTGCGCGGCTCCCGCAGCGCCATGCGGACGCGGAGCGTGCGCGGGCCGGCCCCCTCGACCTCGCGCCGGAGACCTGCGAGGCGCTCGCGCCCCTCGCGCCACGCGGAGGGGTCGAGCCGCGCGGCGGCCGTGCCCGCCGATGGGCCCGGCAGGAGGCGCGCTAGCTCGGCGTCGAGCGCGCCGCGCCGCGGAGCGCTCGCGGCGCAGGCGGGGACGCACGCGAGCAAGAGCAGGACGCGCCCAGCGCTGACGAGGCGCCGCGCACGACGGCGGGGAGCAGGCAGCGATGTCGTCACGCGTCGCCGGGAGCGACCAGCAGGATGGCGTATCCCCGGTCGGGTGCGCCGCCCAGGACGAGCACGCTCGCGAGGTCGCGGCAGGCGAGCGCCGCGACCGCCGCAGCGGCGGCGAACCCGCCGGCGCCCTCGTGATCGCCTGAGCGCGGCGCGAGCAGGGTGCGCGGCACCTCGGCCCACGGTGAGCCATGCAGGCAGGCGGCGAGGCGCTCCTCCTCCCGTCCGACGAACACGGCGGCCGGCGACGGGACGGTGGCCTGCGCTCGCAGAGCGCTCTCTCCCGGAGCGCCGAGGCGCGCCGGCGCTGGCGCTCCCACGAGCATCCCCACGCCGTCACCCCGCCAGGAGTTCCACCAGGACACCGTCGCCACCGGGCGTGCCCCTCGCTCACGCGCCCGCGCGGCGCTCTCGAAGAGCAGCACGGCAGCGCCCTCGCTGCGGACACCGCTGCTGACGACCTGCGAGCAGATCGGACCGAGGCACCGCTCGATCATCGGGCTCGTCTCCTCGACGCTGCCGGCGGCGAGCACCTCCCCCTCCCCGGCCGTGATGAGCTCGATGGCCGTGACCATGGCCGCTTCCGCGGTCGCTCCGAGATCGGCCATCGCGAACACCGGGCCACGTAGGCCCAGGTAGATGGAGGCATGCCCGACCGGCGACGAGGGGACCAGGTTCGGAAAATCGGCGGGGCTCGCGTACTTCGCGCCCTTGTCGTAGATGCGTCGCATGTAGGCGGTCGAGGCGTCGACGCTGCCAAAGGACGCGCCGACGATGGCGCCGGGAAGGGTGCGGCTCGGCGCGACGTCGGCCGCCGGATCGCCCGCGCCGGCATCGGCCTGCACCGCGCCACCGAGCCCGGCATCCGAGAGGGCCGTGAGGATCGCGGCCGTCGTCAGCCGGCCAGCTCGGTCGAGCCGCCTCGCCCGCGCGAGATCGAGGTGCGCGGCCGTGTTGAAGGGGATGGCCCCTTCCGCTGGCGGAGGGCCAGGCTCGAGATACGCGGCGCCGCCACGGGACGCGAGGACGCCCAGCGGGCCGATCGTCGCGGCCGCGGTCACGACGACCGAGCGCCGCCGGGGCGCGCTGCCGGCGTCGAGCGGCGGCGGGAAACGGCCGGGCTGCGCGAGCACGAGCACGCTGTCCGTGCCGCCGAAGCCGAAGGAGTTCGACATCGCCGACCGGATCGGCGCCTCGCGCGCCTCCTTGAGGTGCACGAGCTGGCACTCCGGATCGACCTCTTCGAGGCCGCCGGTCGGGGGCATCACGCCACGCGCGACGGCGAGGGCGGTGATCGCCGCCTCGATCGCGCCCGCTGCGCCGAGCGTGTGCCCGATCTGCCCCTTCGAGGAGGAGACCGCGATGCGGCTCACCTCTGGGCCGAGGCAGGCGCGCAGGGCGGCGCTCTCCATGACGTCGTTCAACGGCGTCGCGGTGCCGTGCGCGTTGACGTAATCCAGATCCGAGGGCGTGAGCGCCGCGCACCGGAGAGCGTCGCGCATGACGCGCGCGGCGGTGCGCCCCTCGCGCTCGGGGTTGGTGATGTGATGAGCCTCGGCGCCGGTCGCCCATCCGCGGAGCTCGACGATCGGCTCCGCGCCGCGCGCGCGCGCGGCGTCCTCGGACTCGAGGAGCAGGAACGCCGCGGCTTCGCCGAGGTTCAGGCCGGCGCGCCGCCGATCGAACGGGCGGCACGGCTCCGGATCGACGGCCGCGAGCGCGCCGAAGCCGGTGTAGGTCAGCCGGCACAGGCCGTCGGCGCCCCCCGCGAGCACGCGGGTGGAGAGGCCGGCGCGGAGCCAGGCCGCCCCCAGCAAGATGGCGTTCGCGCCGCTCGAGCAGGCGCTGCAGACGCTCCTCACCCGCCGGAACGGACCGACGGCGGCGCGGACATGGTCGGCCGTCGAGGAGAGCGGATGCGAGAGCATCCGCTTCAGGGGGGCGATCGCGCTGGGGTCGTGCGACAGCCAGGCGAGCAAATCCTCCGTCTCGAACATCCCGGCGGTCGTCCCGCCGACCACCAGGTCGACCGGAACGGCCCTCGGATCGATGCCCGCGTGCGCGAGCGCCTCGCGGGCCGAGAGCACGGCCATCGCGTCGGTCCGAGACCACCCTTCCGCCTCGCCGGGCGGAGCGACCTCCTCGGGGGAGAGGTCGCGGACCTCCGCGGCGATGCGCCCGCGCGTCCCGGGGATCTCGAACAAGGAGAGCGGCGCGAAGGCCCGCTCTCCTGCGATGAGCCGGTCCATCGTCTCGCTCGCCCCGCGCGCCAGGGGCGAGACGACCCCGATGCCCGTCACCCAGATGCGCACGCCCGAACGGCTCTCTGCGGCGCGTTCACGCCGCCGCGGTCGACTTGACGATGTGGGCCACGAGCGCGTCCACCGATGCGAAGATCGGCCTCGCTTCGTCGCCCTCCGGGATGCGGACGCCGAAGCGCTCCTCCACGCTCATGGCGAGCTGGAGCGCGTCCAGCGAATCGAGGCCCAGCCCTGCGCCGAACAGCGGCGCGGCGTCGTCGATGTCGGCCGGCGTCTTCCCCTCGAGGTTCAACTCCTCGACCATGAGTTCTTTTAACTTCTGCCGCACGTCCTGCGCGTTCATGAGCACGTCCCTGCGGGGTAGCACAATTCCGCGCCTTTCCACCAGGGGGCAGCGCTTTTTCTGACGGTTTGGTAAAGAGCGCCCATGGCCCTCGTCGACTACGCCACCTCTGCAGGCGTCGCGCTGCTTACCCTCAATGATCCGCCGGTCAACGGCTACACCCACGAGATGATGAAGGACCTCGACGCGGCCATCCTCGAGGCCCGCTTCGACAACGATGTCCATGTCATCGTCATCACCGGGCACGGCGAAAAGTTCTTCTGCGCAGGAGCGAACATCAACATGCTCCGCGAGTCGGACCCGACGTTCAAATACTACTTCTGTCTCCACGCGAACGAGACGTTGAGCCGCCTCGAGCACACGCCGAAGCTCTGCATCGCCGCGCTGAACGGCCACACCGTGGGCGGTGGTCTCGAGATCGCGATGGCCTGTGATCTCCGCATCGCCCGCAAAGGCGCAGGCAAGGTCGGGCTCCCCGAGGTCACGCTGGGCGTCCTGCCAGGCACAGGAGGCACCCAGCGCCTCGCCAGGCTCATCGGTAAATCGCGGGCGATCCAGCTGATGTGCGAGGGGCAGACGTTCGATTTCGAGACAGCGCTCGCGGTTGGCCTGGTCAATGATGTCTGGGAGACGGCCTCCCATGACGAGTTCATGGACCGGATCCTCGCGTACAGCCACACGTTCACGCTCCCGGATCGCGCGGCGCTGGCGGTCGGGCGCATCAAGCGCGCCGTTCAGACAGGCTTCGAGGTAGGGCTCGAACAGGGGCTCGCCCTCGAACGAGAGCTCCAGGCCGAGCTGTTCGCGTCGGAGGACGCCCGCGAGGGGCTCGCCGCCTACATGGAGAAGCGGAAGCCGGTGTTCCAAGGCAAGTGAGCGCACGCCACACGTCGAGCCATGCGCTGCCTCGCCGTTCTTCTCCATGGGGTAGCCGGCACCGCGGTTGAGACCCCATGAATGTAATAATTATTACATTTTAAAGGACGACATCGGAGGGTTGGACGATTTTCAAATCAGCGGGGGCCGCTGCACGTAAGTTCAGGCATGCAACAGCTTGTTGAGCATGGGCCCTTGCTGGAGCGGCCCAGCTTCGAGACCGTGTACACTGTCGGGCTGTCGTTCCTCCGACAAGCGCTCCGCTGGCTCGGGGTGGCAGAGCGCGACATCGACGACGTCCTGCAAGACGTCATGCTCGCTGCGTATCACGCGCTGGATCGCTTCGATCCGAGGCGCTGCCCCGACGAGGCGCGCGCGGGACATCACCCCTGCGGGCACGCCCCAAGCTTGGAGCGCGGGGCGCCACAAACCGCGAGCCCGCTCGGCGAGCCCCTCAGGCGCTGGCTGTTCGGCATCGCCTGGCGACAGGTCGGCCATTATCGCGAGCGCGCCTACCGCCGCCGAGAGATCGCGGTCGGCGCCGGGGCGAGCTGGCCGTTCGAGCTCGCCGACCCCGGCTTGACCTCGGAACAGCTGCTCGCGCGCGAGCAAAGCGGCCAGCTCGTCGGCAGGCTGCTCGGCGCGATCGACACCGAGCGACGCGTGGTCTTGATCATGCACGATCTGCTCGATGTGACGACCGCCGACATCGCGCGCGACCTGGACGTGAACGAGAACACGGTGCGCAACCGCCTCCGGCTGGCCCGCGAAGACTTCCGCGTGGCGGTGAAGCGCATGAACGCCGAGGACCGACGCGCGCTCCACCATCCGTTGAGCCTCCCGGTCGCCGAGCGCTCCCGCGCGGCCGACGAAGAGTCGCTCATGAGCACGGCCAGGCTCATCCCCGAGGTGCCGGACGCACTCCGGCGCAGGATCTGGCTCGCGGTCATGCGCGCGATCGCCGAGGCGCACGCCGCCGGTCCGAGCGCACAGGCCTGCGCCGCGCCGGCCCCGTAGGCGACCACCGCACGCACAGAGAGGAGGCCGCCGCTACCGGGGCCCCGGGTCGGCCGCTCTCAGTGCTCCAGCATCCTGCCGTAGTGCTCGGCAAGCGCCGTCCCTCCCAGGCGGGAGAAGAAGGAGGAGTAGCATATCCAGATCGCCAGCCCGTTCATGTCGTCGAAGATCGGCGGGAGATACGGGGGCGGGCGGATGATCCCGTCCGTCACGTGCGCATGGAGGACAGGGACGTCCTCGTGCGCGACCTTCCCGACGAACAAGAATGGAATCAGCATCGCCCGATCGTGCTGAATGGCCGCGCGCATGAA
The DNA window shown above is from Sorangium aterium and carries:
- a CDS encoding beta-ketoacyl synthase N-terminal-like domain-containing protein; the encoded protein is MSDACVIASGAVSALGLGPLAYRVPRAGEPAPVAITRDEELARAGLLRPFAARAPADLGVAPGADRATDLLKAALSQTLAALEGARPGFRGERIGVALGTSSGGMLTAERFFAARAEGADAGSLAALASGATYFAPFNDALAAFGLERTPLRTHLLAACAASTLAIGLGLRWLDRDACDLVLAGGYDALSTFVAAGFEALRATTASRSRPFRIGRDGMALGEGAAVVALVREDRLRGAPVIVRVAGFGASTDAVHITAPDRTGSGLARAGAAALADAGWPASRVGLISAHATATPYNDAMESRAIAALLSRGAVQGGSGTLPGADALPPVVHPFKAQIGHTLGAAGALETLAAAAALEASIAPPAASEGELDPDAPAHLLERAEPRPLSSALKLSAAFGGANAALLLTSSASGRRPRRPRAVVLRAHARVTGSDLGRLAEATGIARDRLARLDALCRLGLTAVAALAAIVGADRLRGAGIVAGHALATIDTNDTYDARRRARGARFVEPRLFPATSPNAIAGECAIAYQLTGPSFAVGAGLGGALEALRAAADLVASSDADRMVVLAADDAGPVARELLSLTGARHRALASGAVALLLQADPGDDERLRKVDPDLSVDHDGPVGHLALLRWLEEHA
- a CDS encoding beta-ketoacyl-[acyl-carrier-protein] synthase family protein encodes the protein MRIWVTGIGVVSPLARGASETMDRLIAGERAFAPLSLFEIPGTRGRIAAEVRDLSPEEVAPPGEAEGWSRTDAMAVLSAREALAHAGIDPRAVPVDLVVGGTTAGMFETEDLLAWLSHDPSAIAPLKRMLSHPLSSTADHVRAAVGPFRRVRSVCSACSSGANAILLGAAWLRAGLSTRVLAGGADGLCRLTYTGFGALAAVDPEPCRPFDRRRAGLNLGEAAAFLLLESEDAARARGAEPIVELRGWATGAEAHHITNPEREGRTAARVMRDALRCAALTPSDLDYVNAHGTATPLNDVMESAALRACLGPEVSRIAVSSSKGQIGHTLGAAGAIEAAITALAVARGVMPPTGGLEEVDPECQLVHLKEAREAPIRSAMSNSFGFGGTDSVLVLAQPGRFPPPLDAGSAPRRRSVVVTAAATIGPLGVLASRGGAAYLEPGPPPAEGAIPFNTAAHLDLARARRLDRAGRLTTAAILTALSDAGLGGAVQADAGAGDPAADVAPSRTLPGAIVGASFGSVDASTAYMRRIYDKGAKYASPADFPNLVPSSPVGHASIYLGLRGPVFAMADLGATAEAAMVTAIELITAGEGEVLAAGSVEETSPMIERCLGPICSQVVSSGVRSEGAAVLLFESAARARERGARPVATVSWWNSWRGDGVGMLVGAPAPARLGAPGESALRAQATVPSPAAVFVGREEERLAACLHGSPWAEVPRTLLAPRSGDHEGAGGFAAAAAVAALACRDLASVLVLGGAPDRGYAILLVAPGDA
- a CDS encoding phosphopantetheine-binding protein, whose product is MLPRRDVLMNAQDVRQKLKELMVEELNLEGKTPADIDDAAPLFGAGLGLDSLDALQLAMSVEERFGVRIPEGDEARPIFASVDALVAHIVKSTAAA
- a CDS encoding enoyl-CoA hydratase/isomerase family protein, yielding MALVDYATSAGVALLTLNDPPVNGYTHEMMKDLDAAILEARFDNDVHVIVITGHGEKFFCAGANINMLRESDPTFKYYFCLHANETLSRLEHTPKLCIAALNGHTVGGGLEIAMACDLRIARKGAGKVGLPEVTLGVLPGTGGTQRLARLIGKSRAIQLMCEGQTFDFETALAVGLVNDVWETASHDEFMDRILAYSHTFTLPDRAALAVGRIKRAVQTGFEVGLEQGLALERELQAELFASEDAREGLAAYMEKRKPVFQGK
- a CDS encoding RNA polymerase sigma factor encodes the protein MQQLVEHGPLLERPSFETVYTVGLSFLRQALRWLGVAERDIDDVLQDVMLAAYHALDRFDPRRCPDEARAGHHPCGHAPSLERGAPQTASPLGEPLRRWLFGIAWRQVGHYRERAYRRREIAVGAGASWPFELADPGLTSEQLLAREQSGQLVGRLLGAIDTERRVVLIMHDLLDVTTADIARDLDVNENTVRNRLRLAREDFRVAVKRMNAEDRRALHHPLSLPVAERSRAADEESLMSTARLIPEVPDALRRRIWLAVMRAIAEAHAAGPSAQACAAPAP